Proteins encoded in a region of the Chitinophagales bacterium genome:
- the hemE gene encoding uroporphyrinogen decarboxylase, whose translation MSELKNDLLLKALRGETVSRPPVWMMRQAGRYLPQYMKLKAKYDFFTRVQTPELACEITMQPIDIIGTDAAIIFSDILVIPQALGVEVLMEEGKGPSLPKTISTQKDIDILQAEGVAERLDYVCKAISLTKKELNGRVPLIGFAGAPFTILCYMVEGKGSKTFDKAKQFCFTQTVLAQQLLQKITDSTIEYLKAQVIAGADCVQIFDSWSGMLSADDFTTFALPYLKKISDALSPLCPVILFPKGSWYALKQLSKTSADAIGIDWTITADYAKEQTGNKITLQGNFDPVKLLLPPKEIQLEVKKMINAFGSQRYIANLGHGILPHIPVDHAKAFVDSVKNYSV comes from the coding sequence ATGAGTGAATTAAAAAATGATTTGTTGCTGAAAGCATTGCGGGGTGAAACTGTTTCGCGCCCTCCGGTTTGGATGATGCGGCAAGCCGGTCGCTACCTTCCGCAATACATGAAGTTGAAAGCGAAGTATGATTTTTTTACGCGCGTTCAAACACCTGAACTCGCTTGTGAAATCACAATGCAACCCATTGACATTATCGGCACCGATGCTGCTATTATTTTTTCCGACATACTTGTTATTCCGCAGGCATTGGGAGTCGAAGTGCTGATGGAAGAAGGCAAAGGACCTTCGCTTCCAAAAACTATCAGCACACAAAAAGATATTGATATTCTTCAGGCGGAAGGCGTGGCTGAAAGATTGGATTATGTGTGCAAAGCAATTTCGCTCACAAAAAAAGAATTGAACGGCAGAGTTCCGCTCATCGGATTTGCAGGCGCACCTTTCACCATTCTTTGTTACATGGTAGAAGGTAAGGGAAGCAAAACATTTGATAAGGCAAAACAATTTTGTTTTACTCAAACGGTATTGGCTCAGCAACTACTACAAAAAATTACCGATTCAACAATAGAATACTTAAAAGCACAGGTAATTGCCGGAGCAGATTGCGTGCAGATATTCGACAGCTGGAGCGGCATGTTATCGGCAGATGATTTCACAACTTTTGCGCTGCCTTATCTCAAAAAAATTTCAGATGCACTAAGTCCGCTTTGTCCGGTTATTCTTTTTCCTAAAGGAAGTTGGTATGCCCTGAAACAATTAAGTAAAACATCTGCTGATGCAATTGGAATTGACTGGACGATTACTGCCGATTATGCAAAAGAGCAAACCGGTAACAAAATTACTCTGCAAGGAAATTTCGACCCGGTGAAACTTTTATTACCTCCAAAAGAAATTCAGCTAGAAGTAAAAAAGATGATTAATGCGTTCGGCTCGCAACGTTATATCGCCAATCTCGGGCACGGAATTTTACCTCATATACCAGTTGACCATGCGAAAGCTTTTGTTGATTCAGTAAAAAATTATTCTGTGTGA
- the hemH gene encoding ferrochelatase has translation MNSNNKGLIIINLGSPESYLVRDVRKYLKEFLMDERVIDIPSLLRQILVKGIIVPSRSGKSAKAYQSIWTSKGSPLKVITEEFANIIESKIEIPVSVAMRYGNPTPADALKDLKNKAEKLDQVLIAPMYPHYAMSSYETAVAHVKNQILSLLKNCKIHVLKPFYNEPAYISSLAANMKSYLAKYDFDAFLFSYHGLPIRHLQKSDTTKNHCYMNDDCCEIISAAWQTCYKHQVKTTTQLVSEKLNLDAKKVMISFQSRLGSDKWIQPFTDKLLAELPKQGVKKLLVSCPAFVADCLETQEEIDLRGRKIFLKNGGEIFERVNCLNTSDEWTETFSSYCKNSETTYKDWWN, from the coding sequence ATGAATTCAAATAACAAAGGGCTTATTATAATCAATCTGGGTTCACCTGAAAGTTATTTGGTAAGGGATGTGAGAAAATATCTGAAGGAGTTTTTGATGGATGAAAGAGTGATTGATATTCCTTCTTTGCTGCGGCAAATATTGGTGAAAGGAATTATTGTTCCTTCCCGCTCTGGAAAATCCGCCAAAGCCTATCAATCAATCTGGACAAGTAAGGGCTCGCCATTGAAAGTTATTACCGAAGAATTCGCCAATATTATTGAGAGTAAAATTGAAATACCTGTATCCGTTGCAATGCGATACGGAAATCCAACTCCGGCTGATGCCTTGAAAGATTTAAAGAACAAAGCAGAAAAACTCGATCAAGTTTTAATTGCACCGATGTATCCGCATTATGCCATGAGTTCTTATGAAACCGCCGTTGCACATGTAAAAAATCAAATTTTATCGTTACTGAAAAATTGTAAAATTCATGTGCTGAAACCATTTTATAATGAACCTGCTTACATTTCATCACTTGCAGCAAACATGAAAAGCTATCTTGCTAAATATGACTTTGATGCTTTCTTATTCAGCTATCACGGTTTGCCAATCAGGCATCTCCAAAAATCGGACACAACAAAAAATCATTGTTACATGAATGATGACTGCTGCGAAATAATTTCAGCAGCATGGCAAACATGCTATAAACATCAGGTAAAAACAACTACCCAGCTTGTTTCGGAAAAACTAAATCTCGATGCAAAAAAAGTGATGATTTCATTTCAATCGCGCCTTGGTTCTGATAAGTGGATTCAACCCTTCACCGATAAATTGCTTGCTGAACTTCCGAAACAAGGCGTGAAAAAATTGTTAGTGTCATGTCCTGCATTTGTAGCCGATTGTCTGGAAACACAAGAGGAGATTGATCTCAGGGGTAGGAAAATATTTTTGAAAAATGGAGGTGAAATCTTTGAGCGGGTAAACTGCCTCAATACTTCTGACGAATGGACAGAAACTTTTTCTTCTTATTGCAAAAACTCTGAAACCACTTACAAAGATTGGTGGAATTAA
- a CDS encoding efflux RND transporter permease subunit, translated as MINKIISFSIRNRFIVLTVTSVLLGWGIYSMKHNPVDAIPDLSENQVIVFTEWQGRSPQLMEDQVTYPLVSNLQGIPKIKNIRGTSMFGMSFVYVVFDDDADIYWARTRVTERLNYAQRLLPEGVTPTLGPDGTGVGHILWYTLQGKGTDLGDLRAAQDWYVKFGLQTVPGVSEVASFGGFQKQYQITIDPNKLIYYHLSMKNVLDAVKSNNNDVGGRKFEMSDQSYIVRGLGYIKNIQDVENISVGTNQTIPIRIQDIATVQMGGDLRNGIFDENGEGEAVGGIIVMRYGANADQVIKDVKAKIEEVKKGLPPGVSFHFAYDRSQLIEASIDSVKETLIEEIIVVSLIVLLFLFNARSTLVILIQLPVSIGISFILLQSFHITSNIMSLTGIALAIGVIVDAGIVMVENAYRHLSEAQEFFMLKRKS; from the coding sequence ATGATCAACAAAATAATTTCATTTTCAATCCGCAATCGCTTTATCGTACTAACTGTGACTTCCGTGCTCTTAGGTTGGGGCATCTACTCTATGAAGCACAATCCGGTAGATGCAATTCCAGACCTCAGCGAAAACCAGGTGATCGTATTCACTGAATGGCAAGGTAGAAGCCCGCAATTGATGGAAGATCAGGTTACCTATCCTCTCGTGAGCAACCTGCAAGGGATTCCTAAAATAAAAAACATTCGCGGCACCTCCATGTTCGGAATGAGCTTCGTCTATGTAGTATTCGATGACGATGCAGATATTTATTGGGCACGCACGAGGGTAACAGAACGGTTGAATTATGCTCAGCGATTATTGCCTGAAGGTGTAACGCCAACCCTGGGACCTGATGGTACAGGCGTAGGACACATTCTTTGGTACACGCTGCAGGGTAAGGGAACCGATCTTGGAGATCTTCGAGCTGCACAGGATTGGTATGTAAAGTTTGGATTACAGACTGTACCAGGAGTGAGTGAAGTAGCCTCTTTCGGTGGTTTTCAAAAGCAATACCAGATCACCATCGATCCCAATAAACTTATCTATTATCATCTTTCAATGAAGAATGTGCTCGATGCCGTAAAAAGCAATAACAATGATGTGGGAGGAAGAAAATTTGAGATGAGTGATCAAAGCTACATCGTTCGCGGATTGGGTTATATCAAAAACATTCAGGATGTAGAAAACATTTCTGTTGGTACAAATCAAACGATTCCTATTCGCATACAAGACATTGCAACTGTGCAAATGGGCGGCGATTTGCGGAATGGAATATTTGATGAGAACGGTGAAGGAGAAGCAGTAGGTGGTATCATCGTGATGCGCTATGGTGCAAATGCCGACCAGGTTATTAAAGACGTGAAGGCAAAAATAGAGGAAGTAAAAAAAGGGTTACCACCAGGTGTATCCTTTCATTTCGCATACGATCGCAGCCAGTTGATAGAAGCTTCGATTGATTCGGTGAAGGAAACCTTGATTGAAGAAATAATTGTCGTGTCACTCATTGTGTTGCTCTTTTTATTCAATGCACGAAGCACGCTGGTCATTCTTATTCAATTACCTGTTTCTATTGGCATCAGCTTCATTTTATTGCAATCATTTCACATTACATCAAACATCATGTCACTCACAGGTATTGCATTGGCAATCGGGGTAATCGTGGATGCCGGAATCGTGATGGTGGAAAATGCGTACCGCCATTTAAGTGAAGCGCAGGAATTTTTTATGCTAAAAAGAAAATCATGA
- the hemA gene encoding glutamyl-tRNA reductase — MNEDVQDFSITGVSYRKTLLEIRNKFAFTTEIVQRIYQEESSNYPVNFFILSTCNRTEIYSFTKQPEQLCELFTRYNYIGADEVNRYTYIKSGYEAIKHLLHVACGLDSQILGDYEIIGQLKNAFALAKSHYRTSGIMEKLMNTSLQASRQVRNRTSISDGTTSISYAVIQLMNQEIGNNIAMNICLMGLGKIGTLTLKNLKHYLPRHKVTLINRNEIRAQSAANEYNVSYATFEQQSEALQNSDVLIVATAADHPLITKLQIESSRIKLLFDLSVPSNVSDDVKEVKDLKFYDIDNLSKIVNETISKRRNQIPLASEIIEQHITELQEWERRRELYSIKEEKK; from the coding sequence ATGAATGAAGATGTACAAGACTTTTCGATTACAGGAGTAAGTTATAGAAAAACATTATTAGAGATTCGAAATAAATTTGCCTTTACAACAGAGATTGTCCAAAGAATTTATCAAGAAGAGAGTAGCAACTACCCTGTTAATTTTTTTATTCTCTCTACCTGTAATAGAACAGAAATTTACAGTTTTACAAAACAACCCGAACAACTGTGTGAATTGTTCACCCGTTACAACTATATTGGTGCTGACGAGGTAAACAGGTACACCTATATCAAATCAGGATACGAGGCGATTAAACATCTGCTGCATGTTGCTTGTGGTCTCGATTCTCAGATTCTCGGTGATTATGAAATAATCGGGCAATTAAAAAATGCTTTTGCACTCGCTAAATCCCATTATCGGACCAGCGGCATAATGGAGAAGTTGATGAATACCTCGTTGCAGGCATCACGTCAAGTAAGAAATCGCACTTCAATTTCTGATGGAACTACTTCAATTTCATATGCCGTCATTCAATTGATGAACCAGGAAATAGGCAACAACATAGCAATGAATATTTGCTTGATGGGGCTTGGTAAAATTGGAACACTCACTTTAAAAAATCTTAAACATTATTTGCCCCGGCATAAAGTTACATTGATAAACAGAAATGAAATCAGAGCGCAATCAGCTGCCAATGAATATAATGTAAGCTATGCAACCTTCGAACAGCAAAGCGAAGCACTTCAAAACTCGGATGTTTTAATAGTCGCAACAGCTGCTGACCATCCGCTTATTACAAAGTTGCAAATTGAATCTTCCAGAATAAAATTGCTGTTCGACTTGTCTGTTCCATCAAATGTGAGTGATGATGTCAAAGAAGTAAAAGATTTAAAGTTTTACGACATTGATAACCTTTCTAAAATTGTAAACGAAACTATTTCGAAACGCAGAAATCAAATCCCTCTTGCATCGGAAATTATAGAACAGCATATCACTGAGTTGCAAGAATGGGAGAGGAGACGAGAATTGTATTCGATTAAAGAAGAGAAAAAATGA
- the hemC gene encoding hydroxymethylbilane synthase translates to MKSSRVIHVATRSSPLALWQANEVKEELESAGDKCELIHIESTGDVQVTQPIYTMGISGVFTKQLDTALLNNQAEIAVHSLKDVPTQLAENIFLAAVLKRGAHEDLVVVKRKEILEINSAQATIATSSLRRSAQWLAKYPKHTTVPIRGNVQTRLRKFEEDKHLDAVILAKAGLERLNLLTENSITLDWMLPAPAQGIIGIVCRDDDTEMKEICNKINHPESFIAGFVEREFLKTLMGGCSVPISAFVKINGNEIDFQGAMHSYDGSRCFEIRRAMPFTEWENAGKVLAEKLLQQNGALELIEEIRNKK, encoded by the coding sequence ATGAAATCTTCTCGCGTAATTCATGTTGCTACGCGAAGCAGCCCACTTGCTTTGTGGCAGGCAAATGAAGTGAAGGAAGAACTGGAATCTGCTGGTGACAAATGCGAGTTGATACATATTGAGAGCACAGGCGATGTGCAAGTGACTCAACCCATTTATACAATGGGAATTTCAGGAGTTTTCACAAAACAATTAGACACTGCATTACTGAATAACCAGGCGGAGATTGCAGTTCATTCTTTGAAAGATGTTCCTACTCAATTAGCTGAAAATATTTTTCTCGCTGCGGTTCTAAAAAGAGGTGCCCATGAAGATTTGGTGGTGGTAAAACGAAAAGAAATACTGGAAATTAATTCTGCACAAGCAACCATTGCCACCAGTAGTTTAAGGCGCAGCGCACAGTGGCTAGCAAAATATCCGAAGCATACGACCGTTCCCATTCGCGGCAATGTGCAAACACGATTGAGAAAGTTTGAAGAAGATAAACATCTTGACGCCGTCATTTTAGCGAAAGCCGGATTGGAAAGATTAAATCTGCTCACCGAAAATTCGATAACACTCGATTGGATGTTACCTGCACCTGCCCAGGGAATTATCGGAATTGTTTGCCGGGATGATGATACAGAGATGAAAGAAATCTGCAACAAAATAAATCATCCCGAATCGTTCATTGCAGGGTTTGTGGAAAGAGAATTTTTAAAAACATTAATGGGCGGATGTTCAGTTCCCATAAGCGCATTCGTTAAAATCAATGGAAATGAAATAGATTTTCAAGGAGCCATGCACTCGTATGACGGTAGCAGATGCTTTGAAATACGCAGAGCCATGCCGTTTACTGAATGGGAAAATGCGGGAAAGGTATTAGCCGAAAAACTTTTGCAACAAAACGGAGCACTTGAGTTGATAGAAGAAATCAGAAATAAAAAGTGA
- a CDS encoding CopD family protein, with protein sequence MYFYVKTLHIIFIVTWFSGLFYIVRLFIYNVEAEEKTEAEKTILHTQFNLMIRRLWYGITFPSAILTLVFGLWTMYLYGSLPDWLIIKLCFVVGLYVYHFTLHIIFRQQMRGEFRYNSNHLRLWNEVATIFLVAIVMLAVVKENLSFVWGLIGLGLFVVLLMSAIRIYKLMRKK encoded by the coding sequence ATGTATTTCTACGTTAAGACACTCCACATAATTTTTATTGTAACCTGGTTCAGCGGTTTATTTTATATCGTGCGCCTGTTTATCTACAATGTAGAGGCGGAAGAAAAAACAGAAGCAGAGAAAACTATTCTGCATACTCAATTCAATCTCATGATAAGGCGTTTGTGGTATGGAATTACATTTCCATCTGCTATTTTAACATTGGTGTTCGGTTTGTGGACTATGTATTTGTATGGTTCACTTCCCGATTGGTTAATTATTAAATTATGTTTTGTAGTGGGATTATACGTTTATCATTTCACACTACATATCATTTTTCGACAGCAGATGCGCGGTGAGTTCAGGTACAATTCTAATCACCTTCGGCTATGGAATGAAGTAGCAACCATTTTTTTAGTTGCCATTGTGATGCTGGCAGTAGTGAAAGAGAATTTAAGTTTTGTATGGGGATTAATCGGGCTTGGCTTATTTGTAGTCCTTTTGATGAGTGCTATTAGGATTTACAAACTCATGCGAAAAAAATAG
- a CDS encoding uroporphyrinogen-III synthase → MIKMLSTKMIDGETIAHAHTLNLNIRCVDFIKVNGVDFDTHSIHSHTFDSIAFTSANAVKYFFGNQNALNLLRGKNIFSLAGKTSEELARYNLKAIYTGENADDLAEVIIQAKLAKSVLHFCGNLTLEVLGAKLKGAGIEYSSLIIYQTILQNKIVLNEDFDVVMFYSPSGVESFFAANKLNNENVCCCIGETTAMALRKKNSTAKIILPRQPSLQSIIEAIAKYFQNSRIEL, encoded by the coding sequence ATGATAAAAATGCTCTCGACTAAAATGATTGATGGGGAAACAATCGCTCATGCTCACACATTGAATTTGAATATTCGGTGTGTTGATTTTATAAAAGTTAATGGAGTTGATTTTGACACTCATTCCATTCATTCGCACACCTTCGATTCGATTGCTTTCACCAGTGCCAATGCCGTGAAATATTTTTTCGGGAATCAAAATGCTTTGAATTTATTAAGAGGCAAAAACATTTTTTCTCTCGCAGGAAAGACATCAGAGGAACTAGCAAGATATAACCTCAAAGCAATTTACACAGGAGAAAACGCGGATGATTTAGCAGAAGTAATTATTCAAGCTAAACTTGCGAAATCGGTTTTGCATTTTTGCGGTAATCTCACATTGGAGGTGCTTGGAGCAAAATTGAAAGGTGCCGGAATAGAATATTCTTCGTTGATAATATATCAAACAATTCTGCAAAACAAAATTGTATTGAATGAAGATTTTGATGTTGTCATGTTTTATAGTCCGAGTGGCGTGGAAAGTTTTTTTGCTGCAAATAAATTGAATAATGAAAATGTTTGTTGCTGTATTGGAGAAACAACGGCAATGGCATTGAGAAAAAAAAATAGCACCGCAAAAATTATTTTACCCCGACAACCATCACTTCAATCAATAATTGAAGCTATCGCCAAATATTTTCAAAATAGCCGAATAGAATTATGA
- the hemF gene encoding oxygen-dependent coproporphyrinogen oxidase — translation MKEEFSNWIKEIQNRICLEAELADGKEKFFTDKWTRKEGGGGITRIIQNGAVFEKGGVNTSEVSGKITSQILEQLKVEGEKFFAYGISLVLHPYSPMVPTVHANFRYFEVYDKNGDVINCWFGGGSDLTPYYLFEEDAKYFHQTFKKSCDKFGEDLYPKFKTQCDNYFVNHHRNGERRGIGGIFYDYLKPSETFTANELFELAKSNGEAFIKAYFPIVEKRKKLSFTEEQQHWQLIRRGRYVEFNLIHDRGTLFGLKSNGRTESILISLPMHVRFEYDYRPEKNSEEEKLQRILMNPINWI, via the coding sequence ATGAAAGAAGAATTTTCAAACTGGATAAAAGAAATTCAAAACAGAATTTGCCTCGAAGCAGAACTTGCTGATGGCAAGGAAAAGTTTTTTACAGATAAATGGACACGCAAAGAAGGTGGCGGGGGAATTACGCGTATAATTCAAAACGGTGCTGTGTTTGAAAAAGGAGGAGTAAATACTTCGGAAGTTTCTGGGAAGATAACCTCTCAAATACTCGAACAATTAAAAGTAGAAGGAGAAAAATTTTTTGCCTACGGAATTTCTTTGGTGCTTCATCCATACAGCCCGATGGTTCCTACCGTTCACGCTAACTTCAGGTATTTTGAAGTGTATGATAAAAACGGAGATGTCATTAATTGCTGGTTTGGTGGCGGATCAGATTTAACTCCATATTATTTGTTTGAAGAAGATGCAAAATATTTTCATCAAACATTCAAAAAAAGTTGCGACAAATTCGGAGAAGATTTATATCCGAAATTCAAAACGCAATGTGATAATTATTTTGTCAATCATCATCGCAACGGAGAACGAAGAGGTATAGGAGGGATTTTTTATGACTATCTTAAACCTTCCGAAACATTTACTGCGAATGAGTTGTTTGAGCTTGCAAAATCAAATGGTGAAGCGTTTATTAAAGCATATTTTCCTATTGTAGAAAAGAGGAAGAAATTGTCTTTCACCGAAGAACAACAGCATTGGCAATTGATTCGCCGAGGGCGCTATGTAGAGTTTAATTTAATTCACGACAGAGGAACGCTCTTCGGATTGAAAAGTAATGGACGGACAGAAAGTATTTTAATTAGTTTACCAATGCATGTTCGTTTTGAATACGATTATCGACCGGAAAAAAATTCGGAAGAAGAAAAATTGCAACGGATATTGATGAACCCGATTAACTGGATATAA
- the hemB gene encoding porphobilinogen synthase yields MQRRNRTLRKSVAVREMVAETNVTPNDFIVPLFITEGKEVKEEISSMPDYFRMSLDNLKNEIDELWNLGLKSVLLFVMVPDKLKDNNCSEALNKNGLMIRAIQTVKEKQPEMCVMTDVALDPFSLHGHDGLVKDFEILNDETVKVLAEMSVLHATVGADFVAPSDMMDGRIGAIRKALEQNDFTKTGILAYSAKYASCFYGPFRDALYSAPGFGDKKSYQMDFRNRKEAIKEVLDDISEGADVVMVKPAGSYLDIIREVKNAVHVPVAAYQVSGEYAMIKAASRNEWVNEKAAVIESLTSIKRAGADLIATYFAKDFVKYSASVKNEHQ; encoded by the coding sequence ATGCAAAGAAGAAACAGAACACTCAGGAAATCAGTTGCCGTTCGCGAAATGGTGGCAGAAACGAATGTCACCCCAAACGATTTTATTGTTCCGCTATTCATTACAGAGGGCAAAGAAGTGAAAGAAGAAATTTCTTCTATGCCCGATTACTTTCGAATGAGTTTAGATAATCTGAAAAACGAAATTGATGAGTTGTGGAACTTAGGATTGAAAAGTGTTTTGCTGTTTGTAATGGTTCCCGATAAACTGAAAGATAATAATTGTTCTGAAGCATTAAATAAAAATGGTTTGATGATTCGCGCAATTCAAACAGTAAAAGAAAAACAACCTGAAATGTGTGTAATGACGGATGTTGCTCTTGATCCATTTTCTCTTCACGGGCATGATGGCTTGGTGAAAGATTTCGAGATATTGAATGATGAAACAGTAAAAGTTCTTGCTGAAATGAGTGTACTTCATGCAACTGTCGGAGCTGATTTTGTTGCTCCATCCGATATGATGGACGGCAGAATCGGTGCTATCAGAAAAGCTTTGGAGCAAAACGATTTTACCAAAACAGGGATTCTTGCATACAGCGCAAAATATGCTTCGTGTTTTTACGGACCGTTCAGGGATGCTTTATACAGTGCTCCCGGTTTTGGAGATAAGAAAAGTTACCAAATGGATTTTCGCAACCGTAAAGAAGCAATCAAAGAAGTGTTGGATGATATAAGTGAAGGAGCGGATGTGGTAATGGTGAAACCTGCCGGATCGTATCTCGATATTATTCGCGAAGTAAAAAATGCAGTCCATGTTCCGGTTGCTGCATATCAGGTGAGCGGGGAATATGCAATGATAAAAGCCGCTTCGCGAAACGAATGGGTAAATGAAAAAGCTGCAGTTATTGAATCGCTTACTTCCATTAAACGAGCGGGGGCAGATTTAATCGCCACTTATTTTGCAAAAGATTTTGTGAAGTATAGTGCAAGTGTAAAAAATGAACACCAATAA
- the hemL gene encoding glutamate-1-semialdehyde 2,1-aminomutase yields MNTNKSKELFNEAQLHIPGGVNSPVRAFKQVGGTPIFMKRADGAYIFDEDGNQYIDYLNSWGPMILGHNHPKVVDAVQQQVKTAFSFGTPTTLEVELAKLIKDMVPNIDMVRMVNSGTEACMSAVRLARGFTGKSKIIKFEGHYHGHADMFLKKAGSGVATLNIKQEGGIPKAVTDDTIVVAFNNFEQLEQTVNGNKNELSAIIVEPVAGNMGCVPPKAGYLELMRRLCSENNIVLIFDEVMTGFRLAKGGAQERLNVWADLVTFGKVIGGGLPVGAFGGRKDMMSCIAPLGNVYQAGTLSGNPLAMTAGFATLSELNSNSSIYSELENKGNFLKKKMNEIFTAKRITQAINQIGSMISVHFCENAVTDFESASKGNNDTFKKFFHHMLDNGIYLPPSAFESWFLSAALSNENLNHTLLVCESFVS; encoded by the coding sequence ATGAACACCAATAAGAGCAAAGAATTATTCAACGAAGCCCAACTCCACATTCCTGGTGGAGTGAACTCGCCTGTGCGCGCCTTTAAACAAGTGGGAGGCACACCCATTTTCATGAAGCGTGCTGATGGTGCTTACATTTTTGATGAGGATGGCAATCAATACATTGATTACCTCAATAGCTGGGGACCGATGATTCTCGGACATAATCATCCCAAGGTTGTTGATGCGGTTCAGCAACAAGTGAAAACTGCTTTTTCGTTCGGCACACCAACAACTTTAGAAGTTGAACTTGCAAAACTCATCAAAGACATGGTGCCGAATATTGACATGGTGCGCATGGTAAATAGTGGAACAGAGGCATGTATGAGCGCAGTTCGGTTAGCGCGTGGATTTACAGGGAAATCCAAAATCATAAAATTCGAAGGGCATTATCATGGACATGCCGATATGTTTTTGAAGAAAGCAGGAAGTGGAGTAGCCACCTTAAACATTAAACAGGAAGGAGGAATTCCAAAAGCGGTAACGGATGATACCATTGTTGTCGCCTTCAACAATTTTGAACAATTGGAACAAACCGTGAATGGAAATAAAAATGAATTATCTGCAATCATCGTTGAACCTGTTGCGGGAAACATGGGCTGTGTGCCACCCAAAGCAGGTTATCTTGAACTGATGCGCAGGTTATGTTCTGAAAATAATATCGTTTTAATTTTTGATGAAGTGATGACCGGTTTCCGTTTAGCAAAAGGCGGTGCACAGGAGCGATTAAATGTTTGGGCTGATTTGGTAACCTTCGGAAAAGTAATTGGTGGGGGTTTGCCTGTTGGCGCATTTGGCGGAAGAAAAGATATGATGAGTTGCATTGCACCGCTCGGGAATGTTTATCAGGCAGGAACTCTCAGCGGAAATCCATTGGCAATGACAGCCGGTTTTGCAACACTTTCCGAATTAAATTCAAATTCTTCCATTTATTCCGAATTAGAAAACAAAGGAAATTTCCTCAAGAAAAAGATGAATGAAATTTTTACTGCTAAAAGAATTACACAAGCTATCAACCAAATCGGTTCGATGATTAGCGTTCACTTTTGTGAAAATGCGGTAACCGATTTTGAATCTGCTTCAAAAGGTAATAACGACACCTTCAAAAAGTTCTTTCACCACATGCTTGATAATGGAATCTACTTACCACCGTCAGCATTTGAGAGTTGGTTTTTGAGCGCGGCTTTGAGCAATGAAAATTTAAACCACACTTTATTGGTGTGTGAAAGTTTTGTAAGTTAA